The DNA sequence AAATTGGTGAAATTGAAAATATCAAAAGAAACTGTCAGGGTATGCTGCTTATTATTTTTTGTTTTGATGAAGAATTCTTGCGCCAGTTTCAGGTCCATTGTAAAGGTAAATGGAAGGCGATCACCATTTCGTTCGGCATACTGCCCCCTTCGCTCCGACAGATAGTCGTCATTCCGAATATAGGTATCCAAAGCCTGCCATTGTTCTTCGGCAGTAATAACCCTCCCGCCAGATTGATAATCGATCAAGTTTATTTCTGAAATATCCCTCGGAACATAAATCAGGTCTGAAGCCGTAGAGGCTGAACCAGGGTCATCATTGGACAATTGCCCCGTGCCTCGGAGTGTGTTCCCGTTGGCATCCGTTACCCGACCGCCGCCATACACATAGGAAAACCGTCGTCCTGATTCGGCAGTCCCGAACAATGAAACCGTTGTGGCCATACTCTTCAGGTATGCCTTGCGGTAGGTTACAAAACCAACAATCCGATGCCCCGGGTCAAAGTCTGAAAATGCCAGGTCGAGGTTATTCTTACCGTTTACGTTTTCTGTAAACCTCCACTGCGATGAGTTCTGAGAGGAGGTGGCATCGGTAAGGGATTTCGTTTGGCCAAAAGTGTAAGACAGGCTCCACGCCAAACCAAAATCTGTATTCTGCTTTATAGTGGTCGATATATTATAGGAGTAACCTACGGAAGTATTTTCTGCCACGATAATATCTGTATAGCGGGGGTCCAGTCTATTTTCCCGATCGTAAAATGGGCGGGTATCACCAGGCCCTGCCAGATTACCTTTTGGGGTGGGCGCCACATTATAGTTTTTCACCAGAATATCGTTGAGGGTTTTGGTGTACATCAGCTCGACAGTAGCCACTAAGCCTGCAGGCAATTTTTGATCAATCGCTAAATTAGATCGCCATACCTGGGGTAATTTGAAATCGTCTCTAAATAAATCCATTTGCCCTGAAGGTTCATTGCTGATAGGGCCTGTGGGTGGCTGATTGTTCACATCGGGAATAAAAAGCTGCGAACGCTCCGAAATAGAGCCGATTTCCTGGCCATTATTGGTGTAGGCGCCTCCAAGCCAAACCAAGGGCACCCGGCTGTTGAATATACCCGTTCCACCACGAATCTGCGTGCGCTGATCACCAAACACGTCATAGTTAAAACCTACCCTCGGCGCAAACAATGGGCGCACTTTAAACAAATCCCCAGAACGAATTCCGTTGGTATCCCAGCCCGCCTGCTGAAGCAAAGGAATGGTTTCATTATTAAATTGTTCATTCGCTTTTGGTGTATCCGTGTATACGGGAATGTCTATCCGTAATCCAGCGGTAATTTTCAGCTGATCATTGACCTCGATTTCATCCTGTGCATAAAAGCCCAACTGAAAAGCGGTAAAATCGGCCACTGCCGTATTGGCTCCACCGACAGCCGAGGGGTTGTCAATAGAATAACTTCGATTGTACTGCACCACCAAATCAGGATCAGCATCACCATTCAGAAAATCTTGCACGGAGTTATATTGGTAGTCACCAAAATTCTGCCGAACAAACAAGTTGAAAATCTTATAAAACTCATTATGCGTCCCCACCGTGATGGTGTGTCTTCCCCTGAATATCGAAAAATTGTCGGTGAGGGTAAAAACATCTTGCTTCAGGATGTTTGCTGCTGCAAAAGGGTCACTTCCCAATGAAATACGCGCTGCGCCATCATTAATAGATACCGATGGAAAAGGGTCGCCAAGTACCGAACGATCATCCTCCACATGGGTATAACCCAATATCAGATTATTGGAAAATTTACTGCCGAAGTTACTGTTGATCTCCAAGGCCGAAGAGTTGGTTGTGGATGGAAACAATCGCCCATTGTTAAAGTAATTGATCCTGTTATTGCTCGATCGCCCTGGCTGTGTCGCTTCGCCATGGGTATAACTGTGCCGTACGGTCAGCTTATGATTCCTATTAATATTGTAATCTAAACGGATCAGGAATTTCTCCCCCTCCAGGCGGGCGGTATTATTCCTGAAGCCTCCAGGATCGTAACCATATTTGGTAATCAGGCTCTGGCGTAAAGCATCCAAACCTGCAGCGCCTACATCACCAGCATAACCCGCAGGATCGTAGGGTTGTGGGGTTTCGTCGCGCTGAATTTCCACATTGGCAAAGAAAAATAGCTTGTTCTTAATGATCGGTCCGCCCAATCTTGCGCCATAAGTCTGTGCCGTAAAATCCGCCAAAGATTGTCGTTCTACATCAGGATTATCGGTAGGGGTTTTTCCTGCCAACCGCTGATTCCTGAACAACCAGTAAGCAGAACCCTCAAATATATTCGACCCACTGCGGGTAACGGCGTTAATACCACCACCAGCAAAACCTCCCTGGCGCACATCAAAAGGCGCAATAACGACCTGAAACTGCTTAATGGCATCAATACTGATTGGGGAAATTCCTGCCTGCCCTCCATTGGTTCCCCCTGAGGAGAGGCCATAGACATCGTTATTTACTGCCCCGTCAATAAAAATGGCATTATAGCGATTATTAGCCCCTGCAATGGAAATCCCGCCATTTTCAAGCTTGGCCTGTGGTGTCAGTCTGGTAAAATCATTCAAATCCCGTGAAACCGTCGGTAAAGATTCAATGCTTTTGGTGCCCACCACCGTTTGGGCTCCAGTACGGTTGCCATCAAAATCATCCTCCGCTGATGCCTTCACCTCCACCCCTTCAAGGGTTTTTACATCTTCGCCAAGTTTCACATTCTCTTTCAGGGTTTGCCCCAAAGTGAGGTACAAGCCCTCTTTGATATAATTACCATAGCCGACAAAGGACACCTTCAGGGTGTAAGGTCCTCCTACGGACATGCCATTAATACGATAAAAACCATTAAAATCTGCCGTACTCCCATACTCTGCCCCCGTCTGGGTGTCGGTCGCAATCACCGTGGCACCTGGTAAGGCTTCCCCTGCCGAATCGGTAACCCTTCCATTCAAAGAGGAAGTGGTGGATCCCTGCCCAAAAGCATTACAAATCAGCAACAGGGGCAGCAAAATGCTCAATAGCAGTTTCGAGGTGCAGGTCATCATCTTTACATGAATTTGGTTCGACTTTCTAACATCCCAAATTTAATTTCGTTAGCAGATCCCCGAAAAAATTTACCCCTACCAATAAATCCTCTCCAATCCTTTACATCTTAAACAGATTTAGTACATTTCAAGCACCATTTGTTTTCCCCTAACTTTCGTCAGAAAAAAGACATGAAGTAATTCATTCATATTTTTGATTAATCACAGACACTTCATGATCTTTGGTGAAATAAAGCATAAATCATGGAAATAAAACCAACCAAAATTGAAGGGCTTGTCGAAATTCAACCTGACGTGTACGGTGATGCGCGTGGTTATTTTTTGGAGTCTTTCCACGAAGATAAATACGCTGCCATTGGCATTAAGGAGCACTTTGTTCAGGACAACCAATCTTTTTCTACCAAAGGTGTGTTAAGGGGTTTGCACTTCCAGAAAGCACCTTACGCACAGGGCAAGCTTGTCAGGGTGGTGATGGGAAAAGTGCTCGATGTGGCTGTGGATCTAAGACCCGACTCCCCGACTTTCGGCCAGTACGACACCTGTATCCTCGATGCCGAAAAGCACAATCAGTTTTATGTACCTCCAGGTTTTGCTCATGGATTTTTAGCCCTCGAAGACTGTGTATTCAGCTACAAATGTACGGGCACTTATCACAAAGCTTCCGAATCGGGCATCATTTATAATGACCCTGAACTGAATATTGACTGGGGAAGTGACCTGATCGAAAATCCAACCATTTCCGAAAAAGATCAAGTATTACCTTCCTTCGCCGCTTACCGCGACAGCTTATAATTTACAGGAAATATAGAAAAAGGGCTTTCATTCAAGGGGTGAAAGCCCTTTTTGTGTTTATATTTACGCCCAAACCAACAATTCAATAACCACACAGAATCCCATAATCTATGATTTTCATTACTGGTGCCACTGGCTTTGTCGGTAGCTACATTTGTCGGGCATTGCTTCTCCGCGGAGAAAAACTGCGCTGCCTGAAACGCCCCACAAGCTCTATGGCGCTACTGGAGGATGTACAACATTTAATAGAATGGGTGGAAGGGAGCATCAATGATATTTTGTGGCTCGACGAGCAGATGCAAGGTGTGGAGAAGATCATCCATGCGGCAGCGATGGTGTCTTTTGATGAAGGACAAAAAGAAGCCCTCGATCAAAATATCGAACTGACCAAAAACCTGGTCAATGTGGCACTATCCAAACCTATTAAACAATTCCTGCAAGTCAGTTCCATTGCCGCTATTGGTCAGGCGGCCAAAGGGGAGGTAATCAGTGAAAAACACCACTGGGAGAACAGCATGCAGAATGTGTCCGATTACGCTTACTCCAAGCACCAGGCAGAAATGGAAGTATGGAGAGGCATTCACGAAAGCCTGCCTGGGGTTATTGTAAACCCTTCGGTGGTTTTGGGCCCTTGCCCCTTCCAACAAAGTACTGGAAAATTACTGTCCTACATCAAGGAAGGCAACACCTATTATACTGATGGCAGCATTTCACTGGTGGACGTCAGGGATGTTGCAGAAGCCGTGGTCGGTTTGATCGAAAACAATACTGTGGGCGAACGCTTCATCCTCAATGCTGGGGAGTTGACTTATCTGCAATTTTTCTCATCTCTAAGAGCGCATTGGCAACTGAAAGGCCGATTGAAACAGGTGGGAAAAACCACCCTTTCCGCCGCACGGTTCCTCGAAGGCACTACCCAGTTTTTCACTGATAAAAAGCGCCAAATCAGTCAGGATATTATTCGGCAGGTAGGTCAGCACAGCGTGTACTCAAGCGAAAAAATTGAGCAACACCTTGATTTTCATTTCCGCCCATTAGCGGAAACAATCGCCTGGACCTGTGCATCTATTTCATCATTTGATAAGACTTTTTAAATATTTTTAGTTTTTTCATCCTTTCAACCTACACAAATACAATTCAATTTTAAAGATTTTTGTACCTTGTGAGTTGATCTGTTGATTTTAGTGCCATCTGGCCATAAAGGATCAACAGCTATTTGTCTTGACAAGTTGTGGAGTTTCACCATTTGTTTTTTCGACAATCTGAAGAATAATCTATGAAAGAGTCACATCACAATCGGAAGGAGAAGCAAGAGATTATTCAGTCTTTTGAGGACTGCCTGGCCAAAGACCAACATCCATTGTTGAGCTTTGAAAGCTATCAGATCCTTATGGAGTTTTATATGGAAAAAGGTAATGATCAAATGCTGAAAGCAATCCTTGATTTGCTCAGCACTCAGTTCCCTTTTTCCGAAGAAGCGAAACTTGCTAAAGTGGAGCTTTTGGCCTTCATGCTTCAGTACGACGATGCTTTGGACTTGCTGGAAGAGACCCTTTCAATCTCCCCAACCAATGCAGACGCTCTCATACAAAAAGGTGAAATTTTGATCGTGCAGGAAAAATACGAGCAGGCACAGGCCTGTCTGGAATTGGCCCTGACCTTTCATCATGAACCCGCAGAAATATGGTATAACCTTGGGCTTATTGCTCAGGCACAGGAAAACCACCAGGAAGCCATTAATCGCTTCAATCAAGCCCTTGAAACGGACCCTAAACTTGATGGGGCCTGGCTGGATTTAGGCTACAACCTTGAAATGGTGGACCGCCCTGAAGATGCCAAAAAATGTTACGAGCACTTCCTGAATCTCGACCCTTTCTCCTCTACGGCCTGGTTTAACCTTGGCGTGGTATGTTGCAGGCTCGAAGACATGGAAAGAGCCATTGAAGCTTATGACTTTGCCCGTACCCTTGAGGAGGATTTCGCTTCGGCGCATTTCAACCTGGGGAATGTGTATATGAATGTTGAGCAATTTGACAAAGCTGCCCAATGCTACCAGACGGTTCTTGACCTTGAAGGCAGCTCGGGAGAAACCTTTTGTTACCTGGGTGCCGCCCTGGAACACCAGGGGCTTACTCAAAAGGCCGTGAAAAAATACAAAGCCGCCGTTGATTTTGACAAAGAATACGACGACGCCTGGTTTGGGCTGGCCTCCTGCGCCATCAAAATGAAAAAACCGGCAGAAGCCAAGCATTTTGTTGGAAAAGCACTGGATCTTACGCAGGACAAGCCCGTGTACTGGCTTATTGCCGCTGAAGCGGAACGTTTGCTCGGGAATGTCGAGGCTGCCGAGAAATGCTTCAGAAGTGCCAAAACCTATGGAGGTATCACTGAAGAGTTGTACATTCACTGGTCAATGATGTATTACCAATGCAATGATTTGCAACAAGCCTACAACAAAATATCCGAAGGCCTTGTAGATCTGAAAGATAATGCCAAGCTCAACTTTATTGCTGCGGCATACCTTTTGCTTAATCATCATTACGAACAAGCGATCGAGTACCTGAAAACAGGTTTGGAACTCGATCAAGGCAAGTTCGATTCCCTTTTGGATTTCTTCCCTTCGCGGAAAACCCAAAAGGCTTTATTTGAATTTATTAATCAGTATAGAAAAGATCATATATAATGAACTACTTTTTGAAGGATATCCCTGAAAGGACTCAAAAACCGAGACAATCGGGCTGTACAATGGTCATGGACAAAGGCCTTAGCCTTAGACAAGTCGAGGACTTTTTGAGCAGTGCTGGAGCATACACAGATATCGTGAAGTTGGGATTCGGGACATCCGCGGTTACGCCTAACCTTCAGGAAAAAATCAACCTGTACAAAGAAGCGGGTATTCCTACCTATTTCGGTGGAACACTTTTCGAGGCTTTCCTTGTACGTGGCCAGTTTGAAGATTATGTGCGCACCTTGCATAAATTTGGTGTTGAGCATGTAGAGGTTTCTGACGGATCTATTGAATTGCCGCACGATGTAAAGTGTGAGTACATTCATAAGCTTTCAAAGGAGTTCACCGTACTTTCTGAAGTAGGCTCTAAAGATGCTGAAAAGATTATCCCTCCATACAAATGGATTCAGTTCATGCAGGCTGAGCTTGACGCTGGCGCATGGAAGGTGATCGGCGAGGCCCGTGAGGGAGGAAATGTGGGTCTTTTCCGTTCTTCAGGAGAGGTACGCTCAGGATTGGTAGAAGAAATTTTGACAAAAATTCCTTCAGAAAAAATCATCTGGGAAGCCCCTCAAAAAACACAGCAGGTATGGTTCATCAAACTTTGTGGCCCGAATGTAAATGTTGGAAACATTGCGCCTAACGAGGTTATTCCATTGGAAACAATCCGTTTGGGACTCCGTGGCGATACCTTTATGGATTTTCTATCCAATAAAAACTTTGAAGAAACGATCATCTAAAGCTCTTTTCTTGCACAATATTGAAGCGATCTGTCATTGGCAGATCGCTTTTTTATTTTCCATTCCTTGATCATTTAGGTATATTTATCCTTCATAAACACAGCAAGGCTCTTGCTCAATGTATAATTTACGAATTCATGAAATCCCAAATTACACTTTTTCTTAAAGGAGTCGCCATGGGCGCTGCCGATGTTGTCCCTGGCGTATCAGGAGGAACCATTGCCTTTATCACTGGCATTTACGAAACCCTGATCAACAGCATTAAATCGGTCAATGCTACCGCCCTGAAATTGCTGTTTTCTTTCCAGCTCAAAGCTTTTTGGGAATACATTAACGGAACATTTTTACTGATCCTGTTCGCGGGTATTGCCACAAGCGTACTCTCTTTGGCCAAACTGATCACCTACCTGCTCGAACACCACCCGATCCCAATCTGGTCAT is a window from the Persicobacter psychrovividus genome containing:
- a CDS encoding NAD-dependent epimerase/dehydratase family protein, translated to MIFITGATGFVGSYICRALLLRGEKLRCLKRPTSSMALLEDVQHLIEWVEGSINDILWLDEQMQGVEKIIHAAAMVSFDEGQKEALDQNIELTKNLVNVALSKPIKQFLQVSSIAAIGQAAKGEVISEKHHWENSMQNVSDYAYSKHQAEMEVWRGIHESLPGVIVNPSVVLGPCPFQQSTGKLLSYIKEGNTYYTDGSISLVDVRDVAEAVVGLIENNTVGERFILNAGELTYLQFFSSLRAHWQLKGRLKQVGKTTLSAARFLEGTTQFFTDKKRQISQDIIRQVGQHSVYSSEKIEQHLDFHFRPLAETIAWTCASISSFDKTF
- a CDS encoding phosphosulfolactate synthase, translated to MNYFLKDIPERTQKPRQSGCTMVMDKGLSLRQVEDFLSSAGAYTDIVKLGFGTSAVTPNLQEKINLYKEAGIPTYFGGTLFEAFLVRGQFEDYVRTLHKFGVEHVEVSDGSIELPHDVKCEYIHKLSKEFTVLSEVGSKDAEKIIPPYKWIQFMQAELDAGAWKVIGEAREGGNVGLFRSSGEVRSGLVEEILTKIPSEKIIWEAPQKTQQVWFIKLCGPNVNVGNIAPNEVIPLETIRLGLRGDTFMDFLSNKNFEETII
- the rfbC gene encoding dTDP-4-dehydrorhamnose 3,5-epimerase, with product MEIKPTKIEGLVEIQPDVYGDARGYFLESFHEDKYAAIGIKEHFVQDNQSFSTKGVLRGLHFQKAPYAQGKLVRVVMGKVLDVAVDLRPDSPTFGQYDTCILDAEKHNQFYVPPGFAHGFLALEDCVFSYKCTGTYHKASESGIIYNDPELNIDWGSDLIENPTISEKDQVLPSFAAYRDSL
- a CDS encoding tetratricopeptide repeat protein, which gives rise to MKESHHNRKEKQEIIQSFEDCLAKDQHPLLSFESYQILMEFYMEKGNDQMLKAILDLLSTQFPFSEEAKLAKVELLAFMLQYDDALDLLEETLSISPTNADALIQKGEILIVQEKYEQAQACLELALTFHHEPAEIWYNLGLIAQAQENHQEAINRFNQALETDPKLDGAWLDLGYNLEMVDRPEDAKKCYEHFLNLDPFSSTAWFNLGVVCCRLEDMERAIEAYDFARTLEEDFASAHFNLGNVYMNVEQFDKAAQCYQTVLDLEGSSGETFCYLGAALEHQGLTQKAVKKYKAAVDFDKEYDDAWFGLASCAIKMKKPAEAKHFVGKALDLTQDKPVYWLIAAEAERLLGNVEAAEKCFRSAKTYGGITEELYIHWSMMYYQCNDLQQAYNKISEGLVDLKDNAKLNFIAAAYLLLNHHYEQAIEYLKTGLELDQGKFDSLLDFFPSRKTQKALFEFINQYRKDHI
- a CDS encoding TonB-dependent receptor, translated to MMTCTSKLLLSILLPLLLICNAFGQGSTTSSLNGRVTDSAGEALPGATVIATDTQTGAEYGSTADFNGFYRINGMSVGGPYTLKVSFVGYGNYIKEGLYLTLGQTLKENVKLGEDVKTLEGVEVKASAEDDFDGNRTGAQTVVGTKSIESLPTVSRDLNDFTRLTPQAKLENGGISIAGANNRYNAIFIDGAVNNDVYGLSSGGTNGGQAGISPISIDAIKQFQVVIAPFDVRQGGFAGGGINAVTRSGSNIFEGSAYWLFRNQRLAGKTPTDNPDVERQSLADFTAQTYGARLGGPIIKNKLFFFANVEIQRDETPQPYDPAGYAGDVGAAGLDALRQSLITKYGYDPGGFRNNTARLEGEKFLIRLDYNINRNHKLTVRHSYTHGEATQPGRSSNNRINYFNNGRLFPSTTNSSALEINSNFGSKFSNNLILGYTHVEDDRSVLGDPFPSVSINDGAARISLGSDPFAAANILKQDVFTLTDNFSIFRGRHTITVGTHNEFYKIFNLFVRQNFGDYQYNSVQDFLNGDADPDLVVQYNRSYSIDNPSAVGGANTAVADFTAFQLGFYAQDEIEVNDQLKITAGLRIDIPVYTDTPKANEQFNNETIPLLQQAGWDTNGIRSGDLFKVRPLFAPRVGFNYDVFGDQRTQIRGGTGIFNSRVPLVWLGGAYTNNGQEIGSISERSQLFIPDVNNQPPTGPISNEPSGQMDLFRDDFKLPQVWRSNLAIDQKLPAGLVATVELMYTKTLNDILVKNYNVAPTPKGNLAGPGDTRPFYDRENRLDPRYTDIIVAENTSVGYSYNISTTIKQNTDFGLAWSLSYTFGQTKSLTDATSSQNSSQWRFTENVNGKNNLDLAFSDFDPGHRIVGFVTYRKAYLKSMATTVSLFGTAESGRRFSYVYGGGRVTDANGNTLRGTGQLSNDDPGSASTASDLIYVPRDISEINLIDYQSGGRVITAEEQWQALDTYIRNDDYLSERRGQYAERNGDRLPFTFTMDLKLAQEFFIKTKNNKQHTLTVSFDIFNFTNFLNKDWGRRYFVQFGNYQLIRSVGGEGTDQPSFIFDAPNGDIWDVDDSGVNSARWQAQLGLRYTF